TCTAATTTAATCAATGATTTTAATCCTTCAATTCTACGTATTCGATTTTTACCCATCAACAATACTCTTAAACTAATTAATGAATCCATTGAACTAATTCGATCTAATTGATTGTCATAGATGTCTAAAAATactaaatgtacaaaattctgTGAGTGGAGTCCatctaattttgttaatagatTATGTTGCATTGATAATAAACGTAATCGGGGTTCACCATCAATGATTGGTAACACAGATAGTCCTCtcctgaaaataaaatcattgattaatgatatattttacaaGCCTATGAAAAAACTGCTTACAAAAACTTTGGGCGACCAAACGCTAATATAATACTTAATACCCTCCACACTTTGGATCTTATTGTCCATACGTTCAGAAGCAGAACTTCACATAACACCCAATTATCTCGATAGACATGGAGCTAGTTAAAAGATATAGTTTTGAATCTACACtctttgaaaaataagaaattaataataataaaaaataaggggATTGCCGCAAATGGGTCTCTAGCACCTAGACCAAAGGAATCTCTATGTTGTCCTTGAGAACAATCTGTCAACCGAAGGCGAGGCGGCTCCAGGTAAGAGATGaaattttaagcaaatgaaGCTATAGGATTCTATCGAGGACATATGTCACGCAAAAACCCACAGTTTCTCCGAGCATTTATCGATCCAAGGTTTCGGATCCAAACATTCTAAACCTGACACCCCGTAGGTTTTTGCAGGTGTAAATTACAGGCCCTACAAGTGAGATCATCAAAGATCCCCATGTTATAAAAGTGGTAATTCAATCAACAGTGTTCTGTCAAGGATCCCACTCTTTGCTTTAGGGTGAGTTTCAAGCGAGCACACTCGAATGGTCTAGCTGTAgttatacacagtttggccTACCGCATTCCTTGCGCAAAGTCTCAGTAATCAAGATGGGCTTGTCGTAGTCAACGGCTTCTTGCTCTCGTGTCAACGAGTCCGATATTTCATTCCCTTTAACGCCAGAGTGGTCCGGTACCCAGAAGTCCATTTACttccataaaaaattgtttttgtaatagaAGTCTTCAAAACAAATGATTCCAAGAACACCCGATATAAATTCGAGtgtagaagaaaaatatttgtaaatgtgAAAATACGTACCTATCTAAGCTAATTCGATCTGGGTATCTTTCTTTCTCTTTCTGAGCTCTGGATGCATGTATTTTTCCATCAGCAGTGGTTTGTAATAACACTGGATGTCCTGGTAATAATTTTCCATCTTCTAGAAAGTCATATGGATTGTTTCCACTATTATTAGTACTATTATTTACTTTGCTGTTATGGGTAGGGTGTACCCGTGGTTTTTCTTTATGTTCTATTGCATTATTATTGACTGGAACATTTGGTAATGCAGGGCCAATTgttagaaactttttaatatgtgACGATGCATTTATTTCATCTACACTTGCTGTGGATTTGCCACGAGAACGAAATATTGTTCGTTTCTTTtcctaaaatatagaaaataataataattgtaactcTATATGAAAAATCGGTTTAAAATTAGAGGAAATTAGGTTTAAGGATTATACAGTTGtagtttctttttaattttgtaatttgtattttagaaaataacaatacaaataatttgatgAAGACTGCAATTATACTATTTCATGTTTTAATGTGAATTGTAATATCATGGATTCAagtttattttgctaaaatttttttcgtttattacataaaattaaaaaatttagctagGTTCATCTTTCttctttgaaatttgaaatttctactttcaaaattatggcattcattcaaatcaaaaatctaattaaagTTAGAAGcggcattattttttttaatttatctttcgaAGCtcgattatttttcttttaaaagttcATATCATTCTTTGAACAAAATGATAGGATCATTTTTGTAATGTCCGATTATTATCGACCATAGTTTGTAGTAGAATAggcaattttataacataaatgtttataatattgcctatatttacTAAGCAAAGtagatagaataaaattatttttaatctaaagaaaaattaaagcttttaaaagttttaacagaaacaaataaatattataaatatttattatttaagttaacATGCACGTAACTATGTTAAGTTGATATGTGGCGTGTATCAAATATGTAAATGAatctcaattaaattataagAGAAATCccaatttgtttagtttttttttttctctatataatttgaaagcaaaagtttaaataaaagatttgtttaattttttacttacaagAATGGCAGTGGTATTTTTtggcattaaaaaaatacaatacaacaaaataactcataatacaaaatattgaatatttttttattctaaatacaataaataaaattagttattgacatttttttataatttattattttgtttattgagGTTAAGTACACAACAATAAAacgagaatattttttttattagattttctaCGCATGTCGAATAGGTTACAAGGTATAGTATTTATTCTTCCCcgaaatttctaaatttatttattatctttaagaTAATGATTTaacaaattgttttgtttatcgtgtttataattaattgtttttctagaaaaggaagttaaataattgataatttcgataaaacttcgAAAGAAAATCTAGGCAAAATGTTGTTTCTAAGAAATAGTTTGCTTCAAACCACAAGAGTTTTAATGATAGCAACAAATAATTACTCAAAACCAGCAAGtaagtttgtaaattttgttttagaaaaaaaagtgagGTTATATAAACATGcgattttcatttgtttcctaaaatatcgaatatttttgtttttagttgcATCTATGGGTGcaaaaggaaagaaaaaattaggaaaattaggTCCTATGGTAGAAAAGAAAGTATTGCCAGTGGAAACTGATCCTAATaagcttgtaaattttgtatgtgGGAGTAACATTTTTAAAGAGGGTAAAGATATTGAATTAAAGCCTGATAGTGAATATCCTGAATGGTTGTGGAAATTGAATATTGGCAAACCATTAACATTAGATGAATTAGACCCAGAAACTAAACAGTATTGGAGAAAACTTCGAAAAATGGGTCTTAAACGTAATAATCAATTAGCCAAAGTGAAAAAATTAAGatagttttatttaatgtttgtttgtttttttaaatatatttagttacataaattttacttgtaattgTCTTTATAATCCCACGAATGTAactttttgatttgatttttaaaattccaaGTCTAATGAtgatttcaagtttttttttacacccaATTTAACGATTGGATTAATATTGCAGCTAGAATATCCCagaatttttccgaaataactGCTTTTTCTCATAATATTTTAGGCGATTATTTCTCAAAGCTAGTAGCCCAATCGGTAAATGAACACGATATTTGTATGATTCACCAAATTCAGAAAA
The Chrysoperla carnea chromosome 4, inChrCarn1.1, whole genome shotgun sequence genome window above contains:
- the LOC123297741 gene encoding 39S ribosomal protein L54, mitochondrial, translated to MLFLRNSLLQTTRVLMIATNNYSKPAIASMGAKGKKKLGKLGPMVEKKVLPVETDPNKLVNFVCGSNIFKEGKDIELKPDSEYPEWLWKLNIGKPLTLDELDPETKQYWRKLRKMGLKRNNQLAKVKKLR